The proteins below come from a single Impatiens glandulifera unplaced genomic scaffold, dImpGla2.1, whole genome shotgun sequence genomic window:
- the LOC124917534 gene encoding putative ubiquitin-conjugating enzyme E2 38, with protein METNSFDVQDYEDPISNKEDQSQMILGATLIDGHGSTSGSTYDCIIDTSYHENNNEDVDDNDDASGDASDYDDNDEYIYDDDEDDDEEEEEDDDYLLLQAQLDNDRLPSGVETPIACLNIDLPGRKLMVQPFGGFTTVDHFPDHHFMDVKVHQPTTKWIKRIQEEWKILNDLPEAIYVKASEIRMELMQAIIVGPAGTPYHDGLFIFDIVFPSSYPDKPPMVHYHSGGLRLNPNLYNCGKVCLSLLNTWTGDKDEKWRPKDSTMLQVLVSIQGLILNSEPFFNEPGHSSRHGGLEGKTRSKHYNEKVFILSLKTMGYTLANPPKHFEELIKWHFRVYAHDILSACKSYLDDGTKIGWVRRNVGNKKVEEQSGPSNSFVISLCNMMEGLVAKFMENGADDCEIFRLAKWQPPTKKSTSITNS; from the exons ATGGAGACTAATTCTTTCGATGTGCAAGATTACGAGGATCCGATCTCAAACAAGGAAGATCAAAGCCAGATGATTTTG GGTGCTACCCTGATAGATGGTCATGGATCAACATCTGGATCAACTTATGATTGCATTATTGACACTTCATAccatgaaaataataatgaagatgttgatgataatgatgatgctAGCGGAGATGCTTCAGATTATGATGACAATGACGAATACatatatgatgatgatgaagatgatgatgaagaagaagaagaagatgatgattatCTCTTATTGCAAGCTCAATTAGATAATGATCGTCTCCCTTCTGGTGTTGAGACACCCATTGCTTGCCTCAATATTGATCTTCCTG GTCGGAAACTAATGGTGCAACCTTTTGGAGGATTCACTACGGTCGACCACTTTCCTGATCACCACTTTATGGATGTAAAAGTGCATCAG CCAACAACTAAATGGATTAAAAGAATTCAAGAGGAGTGGAAAATTCTGAATGACTTGCCAG AGGCGATATATGTTAAAGCATCTGAAATAAGAATGGAGCTTATGCAGGCCATCATAGTGGGACCAGCAGGAACCCCATATCACGATGGTCTCTTTATCTTTGATATTGTATTCCCTTCTTCGTATCCAGATAAACCTCCG ATGGTTCACTACCATTCTGGAGGACTTCGTTTGAACCCAAACTTGTACAATTGTGGGAAAGTGTGCTTGAGCTTATTGAACACATGGACTGGTGATAAAGACGAAAAATGGAGACCAAAAGATTCAACGATGCTACAAGTATTGGTCTCGATACaaggtttgattttgaattcaGAACCCTTTTTCAATGAGCCTGGGCATTCTTCACGTCATGGTGGGTTAGAAGGTAAAACGAGATCTAAGCATTACAACGAGAAAGTATTCATTCTATCGCTAAAGACAATGGGGTATACACTTGCCAACCCTCCAAAG CATTTTGAAGAGTTGATTAAGTGGCACTTTCGTGTTTATGCACATGATATACTTTCGGCCTGCAAATCTTACCTAGACGATGGGACTAAAATTGGGTGGGTAAGACGAAATGTTGGTAATAAGAAAGTTGAAGAACAATCTGGTCCAAGTAATAGTTTTGTGATTAGTTTGTGCAACATGATGGAAGGGTTAGTAGCCAAATTTATGGAAAACGGCGCGGATGACTGCGAAATATTCCGTCTAGCAAAGTGGCAGCCTCCTACGAAGAAGTCTACTAGTATAACTAATTCATAG